The Hymenobacter oligotrophus genome segment GGTGAACATGAACAAGCAGGTGACCATCGCCGGCTTCTACATGGACGAGACGGAAATCACCAACAACGAATACCGTCAGTTCATGAATGCTGTGATGCAAGACTCAATCGACGTGTTGGGCGAGCAGTACATCATGACGGAGCTTTATCCGGATACCACTGTGTGGGTTCGTGACTTCACCTACCACATGGGCGACCCGCTGATGGAGTATTACTACAGCCACCCAGCGTTCGATGACTACCCCGTAGTGGGCGTCGACTGGTTTGCGGCTAAGTATTTCTGCAACTGGCGCACCAAGCACAAGAATGCCGCCGCTGCTGAAGAAGGCTTGGCTGGTGTTCCTGGCTTCCGCTTGCCTTCCGAAGCCGAGTGGGAATACGCTGCTCGCGGTGGCCGCGAACTAGCTACTTTCCCTTGGGGCGGTCCTTACCTGCGTAACTCGCGGGGCTGCATGCTGGCAAACTTTAAACCCGGCCGCGGCGACTACGCTTCCGATGGGTTTGCTTACACTTCACCCGTAGGCGCTTACTTCCCCAACGACTTCGGCCTGTACGACATGGCCGGCAACGTTTCGGAGTGGTGCGACGACGCCTACATGGAATCTTCGATGCCGGTGGTTTGGGACATGAACCCCACTAACCCCGACGACAACGAGCCGCGCAAAGTAGTACGTGGTGGTTCTTGGAAAGACATTGCTTACTTCCTCGAAACCGGCACGCGCAACTTCGAATATCAAGATTCGGCTCGCTCTTACATCGGCTTCCGCTGCGCGCTGATTCAAATTGGTATGGGCACTAATAACAGCCTTTAATCCACGTTTCGCTTTTTCTCGCTCACACCAACTTCTTTACTTCTAATTAACAATGGCACAAAAGGGAAATTTTCTGTATGACACGGTCATGCCGAAAGTGTATGGCATCGGTGCGGCGGTGGTTATCGTCGGTGCACTGTTCAAAATTCAGCACTGGAAAGGTGCCGATGTCATGCTGATCGTGGGTTTGGGTGTTGAGGCGTTGATCTTCCTGCTGAGTGCTTTCCAACCCCAGCACAAAGACCCCGATTGGTCGCTGGTATACCCCCAGTTGGCTGAAGGTTACGACCCCTCTACCGGCGACCCATCGTTCGGCGCTACCAACAACTCGGGTACCGGCCTGACCCGCAAGCTCGACGACATGCTGAAGGACGCTAACGTGACTCCGGATGCTATCAAGTCGTTGGGTGAAGGCCTGAACCGCCTCAGCACTACTACTACGCAGCTGTCGACCCTAGGCGACGCTACCAACGCTACCGACGAGTACACCCAGCGTGTGCGTGCTGCCGCTCAGTCGCTTGACAACATTAACGTAGCATACAAGCAAACTGCCGAAGCTATGTCGGCTATGTCGAATGCTACTGCCGATGCTAAAGAGTATCACCTGCAAGTTCAGAACGTAACCAAGAACCTAGGTGCGCTGAACGCTGTGTACGAAATGGAACTGCAGGATGCCAACACGCACCTGAAGTCGATGAACAAGTTCTACGGTACGCTCAGCCAAGCCATGGAAAACCTGGTTAGCGCTGGCAAAGACACCGAGCAATTCAAAGACGAGGTTGCCAAACTGACGGTTAACCTGAACTCGCTCAACCGCGTGTACGGCAACATGTTGAACGCCATGCGTGCTACCAGCTAATTGCTGAGGCTAGCTAACGCAGGTTATCAATACACCCACGACTTCTTTATTAGGATTCAATAACAATGGCGGGAGGTAAAGAAACACCGCGGCAAAAGATGATTGGCATGATGTACTTGGTACTGACTGCCCTTCTTGCGCTGCAAGTAAACTCCGCAATTCTGCTCAAGTTTAAGTTCCTCGACGACAGCCTTTCCAACATCAACGAAAAGGTGTCGAAGTCAAACGACTTTGCTGTAAAAGGCATTCAGGCTCAGGTTGAGAAGAACCGCAACCAAGCCAAGGACTTGGTGGTGTTGAAGCAAAGCCAGGAAATTCGGGAGCGTACCAAGCAGACGATTACGTACCTGCGCGAGGTTCGTGATAAGCTGGTAACGGCCACCGAAAACACCAAAGGCAAATCGGAGTACAAGAACATGAGTGCCGAAGACAAGGTGGCCATCACCATGCTCGGCGGTTCTCGCAACGGCGAGGCGTACAAGATGAAAGACGAGCTGAATAAGTTTTCGTCTTACATCAAGCAGTTCGTACCAGGCGTTTCGCCGCTTGCTATGGACGCTAAAGAGGACCCAGGTGTTATCGACCCGGAGCAGAAGAACAAAAACTTCGCTGAGCTCAACTTCGAAAACACCCCGTTGGTAGCAGCACTGGCCGTGCTTTCGCAAAAAGAGGCTGAAGTGCTCAAGTATGAGTCGGACGCTTTGAGCGAACTTGCTAAGCGAGTAGGTGCTGAAACGATCGTATTCGACAAAATTGGTGCTTTCGCTAGCGCCGAGTCGAACACGGTAGCTGCCGGTACCAAGTACAAAGCCGAACTGTTCCTGACGGCCTCCGCTTCGGGTATGCGCCCCTCGATGACCCTGAATGGTTCGCCGCTGCAGGTTGGTCCCGATGGCAAAGGCAAAATCGAATTCACCGCCACTCCTGGTGCGTTCGATGCTTCGGGCAACGCCAAGAAAACCTGGACGGGTACGATCCGCATCCGCAATAACGGCCGCGATACCACGTTCAAAGTAAGCGTGCCTTACACCGTTACGAAGCCCGTAATGCAAATTCAGTCGGCTTCGGTGCAGGCGCTGTACTTTAAGTGCGGCAACAAGCTGAGCGTACAAGTACCGGCTCTTGGTCCGCAGTACAAGCCTGGCTTCTCGGCTTCGGGTGCTCAGGTTATCCAGGGCGACAAAGTTGGCGACGTTACGCTTGTGCCTAACTCGGCTGAAGTTACCCTGAACGTAAGCAGCGGCGGCAACGCTATCGGCTCGCAAACCTTCAAAGTTCGCCCGATCCCTAAGCCCGACATCAAATGCGTAGTAGGCGGCCGCGAGGCCAACGAAAAGCAGGGTACCCCGATTACGGCTGTGCGTAACATGAGCCTGCGTGCCATTCCGGATCAAGGTTTTGCCTCGTTCTTGCCCGAAGATGCTCGCTACCGTGTAACGCGCTACGAAGTAACGCTGGTACGTGGCAAGCGCCCGGCCATGCCTACTATCAACGTAAACGGCCCCGATGTTGATTTGAGCAGCGTAGTTAACTCGGCCCGTGAAGGCGACCGTCTGTTCATCGAAGTAAAAGAAGTTCGTCGTATGAACTTCCGCGGTGAGCAAGAAGAGGTGCGCATGAGCAAGCAGTTTAACGTGCCGCTGATCTAGTACTAAGTAGTTGAACCAACTGCCTGGCCTTTTGCCTTTCCCTCACATGAATAAGTTCTTATCCTTCGCCGCTATGGCGGCCAGCCTATCGCTGTCGGTTTCGGCGTCGGCCCAAGAGCAAGCAACTACGGCCAGCAGCAACGGCTCGTATCGGCCCATTCCTAACTCGGACATCATGTTCCGCAAAACCGTGTGGCGTGCCATCGACCTGCGGGAAAAGCAGAACAAGCCGATGTTCTCCGAGGGCAAAGAAATCAGCCGTGTGATTCTGGAAGCAGTTCAGCGTGGTGAGCTGCAAGCCTACCGCAACGACTCGCTTACTACTACTTTCACTCCGACGGAAGTTTCCGGTAACTTTTCTTACGCTGAGGCTACCAACGAGCTGAGCGCCGAGGAGAAAGCAGCTGGTTTCACGCAGGAGGATAGTGGCTTTGGCGGTAGCGATGATGGTTGGGGTGCTCCTGCTAAAAAGTCGTCGGCTGCCAAAACGCAGCCGAAGCGCGACAAGAATGGCAAGATCATGAAAGACAAAAACGGGAAAACCATCATGGAGAAGGTCCCCGCTACGTCTACTGCTGCTGCCAAGCCGGCCGGTCCTCCGAGCTACAACTACCGCTTCAAAGACATCTACCAGATGGAATTGAAGGAGGACATGATCTTCGACAAGAAGCGTTCGAGAATGTACCACGACATCAAGTCCATCACGCTGCTGGTGCCGGCTACGCTGGGCTCCAACACGTCGGGCATTGAAAAGCCGATCGGTACCTTCAAGTATTCGGATCTGGTTCGTGTGTTCCGCGCTAATCCCGACAAAGCCATTTGGTTCAACCCCCAGAACGACGCACAGCACAAGAACTTGGCTGACGCTTTCGAACTGTGGCTGTTCAACTCGTACATCGTAAAAGTGTCGAACCCGAGCGACTCGCGTCTCGACGAAATCTACGGTGGTCAGCAGCAAGGCATTTTGGCTGCTTCGCAAGCCGCCGCCGACCTGATCGAGTATGAGTACAGCCTGTGGAGCTTCTAAGTCTACTAGGCCCAAACAAAAAAGGCCCCTGCTAACTGCAGGGGCCTTTTTTGTTTGGGCCTAGGTGGTTGTAAATGTTGGGCTATTCAGGATCAGAAAACTATAGCTATTCTGCGGAGCGGGCAGGCACGTCCTGCTGGGCGAAGTAGTCGAGCAGCACCTTGGCTTTGGCCTTGCCGATTTCACTTACCAACTCGGATTCGCTCAGTTCCTTTATCTTCTTTACCGATTTAAACTTGTTCAGGAGCTTATCAGCCGTAACCGGACCTAGGCCCTTCACGTCGGTGAGTTCGGTCTTTAGCGTGGCTGCATCGCGCCGCGAACGGTGAAACGTGATGCCGAAACGGTGGGCTTCGTCGCGCATGCGCTGAATGAGGCGCAGCGTCTCGCTTTTCTTGTCGATGTAGAGCGGCAAAGGGTCGTTGGGTACGTAAATTTCCTCCAAGCGCTTGGCAATGCCAATGATGGGAATTTGCCCCCACAGCCCTAAGTCCTTTAGGGCCTTTACGCCCATGCCCAGCTGGCCTTTGCCGCCGTCGACCACGATGAGTTGGGGCAAGCTGGCGCCTTCGTCGAGCAGGCGGCGGTAGCGGCGCGTCACGATTTCGTACATCGAGTCGAAGTCGTTGGGGCCCACCACCGTTTTGATGTGGAAATGGCGGTAATCCTTTTTGCTGGGCTTGGCGTTGCGGAAACACACCATGGCCGCCACTGGGTTGTCGCCCTGAAAGTTGGAGTTGTCGAAGCACTCGATGTGGCGCGGCAAGTCCTTCAGGCGCAAATCCTTTTTGGCTTGCTCCATAATGCGCACCTCGTTAACGTCCTTCGATTTCTCGTTCATCGACTCTTTCTCTTTGCGGAGGTAGAGCACGTTTTTAATCGAGAGATTCAGCAGCTTACGCTTGTCGCCGATTTCGGGCACGGCCACTTTTACGCCAGGTAAGGGTAAGGGCGGCAGCTCCACGTTCACCAATATCTCCTTCGATTCGCTCTCGAAGTCCTGCCGCAGCTGCATCACCATGGGGGCCAGGATTTCGGCGTCGGTTTCGTCGAGCTTCTTCTGCACTTCCAAACTTTGAGTTTGGGTAATTGAGCCGTTCATCACCTTCAGGTAATTAATGAAGGCCGATTTCTCGTTCGAGGCGATACTAAACACGTCGATGTTCGATAGCGACGGGTTAACGACCATTGATTTCGTCTGGAAGTCGTCGAGTTTGTCGAGCTTCAGCTTGTACTGGTGTGCCAGCTCGTACTGTTGGT includes the following:
- the porK gene encoding T9SS ring complex lipoprotein PorK/GldK; the encoded protein is MNKFLGLPLIACVALMLGACSFGKGPTGDLVGAEDRPEFNPQEVPFGMVPCPGGTFHMGQTDEDIAASMVNMNKQVTIAGFYMDETEITNNEYRQFMNAVMQDSIDVLGEQYIMTELYPDTTVWVRDFTYHMGDPLMEYYYSHPAFDDYPVVGVDWFAAKYFCNWRTKHKNAAAAEEGLAGVPGFRLPSEAEWEYAARGGRELATFPWGGPYLRNSRGCMLANFKPGRGDYASDGFAYTSPVGAYFPNDFGLYDMAGNVSEWCDDAYMESSMPVVWDMNPTNPDDNEPRKVVRGGSWKDIAYFLETGTRNFEYQDSARSYIGFRCALIQIGMGTNNSL
- the porM gene encoding type IX secretion system motor protein PorM/GldM — its product is MAGGKETPRQKMIGMMYLVLTALLALQVNSAILLKFKFLDDSLSNINEKVSKSNDFAVKGIQAQVEKNRNQAKDLVVLKQSQEIRERTKQTITYLREVRDKLVTATENTKGKSEYKNMSAEDKVAITMLGGSRNGEAYKMKDELNKFSSYIKQFVPGVSPLAMDAKEDPGVIDPEQKNKNFAELNFENTPLVAALAVLSQKEAEVLKYESDALSELAKRVGAETIVFDKIGAFASAESNTVAAGTKYKAELFLTASASGMRPSMTLNGSPLQVGPDGKGKIEFTATPGAFDASGNAKKTWTGTIRIRNNGRDTTFKVSVPYTVTKPVMQIQSASVQALYFKCGNKLSVQVPALGPQYKPGFSASGAQVIQGDKVGDVTLVPNSAEVTLNVSSGGNAIGSQTFKVRPIPKPDIKCVVGGREANEKQGTPITAVRNMSLRAIPDQGFASFLPEDARYRVTRYEVTLVRGKRPAMPTINVNGPDVDLSSVVNSAREGDRLFIEVKEVRRMNFRGEQEEVRMSKQFNVPLI
- the uvrC gene encoding excinuclease ABC subunit UvrC, with protein sequence MAAQAHLQEQIRHLPHRPGIYKYFDAEGRIIYVGKAVDLRKRVSSYFTKQDHNKKTQQLVKNIERIEFTIVDSESDAFLLENNLIKQHQPKYNILLKDGKTYPYLCITNERFPRVLPTRNKINDGSRYYGPYASVTGMNLILELIRALYPLRTCTYNLSPENVAAGKYKVCLEYHLGNCKGPCQDLIEEEIYNQHIQQIRNILSGNLTVAKGYFKERMMEAATDQQYELAHQYKLKLDKLDDFQTKSMVVNPSLSNIDVFSIASNEKSAFINYLKVMNGSITQTQSLEVQKKLDETDAEILAPMVMQLRQDFESESKEILVNVELPPLPLPGVKVAVPEIGDKRKLLNLSIKNVLYLRKEKESMNEKSKDVNEVRIMEQAKKDLRLKDLPRHIECFDNSNFQGDNPVAAMVCFRNAKPSKKDYRHFHIKTVVGPNDFDSMYEIVTRRYRRLLDEGASLPQLIVVDGGKGQLGMGVKALKDLGLWGQIPIIGIAKRLEEIYVPNDPLPLYIDKKSETLRLIQRMRDEAHRFGITFHRSRRDAATLKTELTDVKGLGPVTADKLLNKFKSVKKIKELSESELVSEIGKAKAKVLLDYFAQQDVPARSAE
- the porN gene encoding type IX secretion system ring subunit PorN/GldN, translating into MNKFLSFAAMAASLSLSVSASAQEQATTASSNGSYRPIPNSDIMFRKTVWRAIDLREKQNKPMFSEGKEISRVILEAVQRGELQAYRNDSLTTTFTPTEVSGNFSYAEATNELSAEEKAAGFTQEDSGFGGSDDGWGAPAKKSSAAKTQPKRDKNGKIMKDKNGKTIMEKVPATSTAAAKPAGPPSYNYRFKDIYQMELKEDMIFDKKRSRMYHDIKSITLLVPATLGSNTSGIEKPIGTFKYSDLVRVFRANPDKAIWFNPQNDAQHKNLADAFELWLFNSYIVKVSNPSDSRLDEIYGGQQQGILAASQAAADLIEYEYSLWSF
- the porL gene encoding type IX secretion system motor protein PorL/GldL; this translates as MPKVYGIGAAVVIVGALFKIQHWKGADVMLIVGLGVEALIFLLSAFQPQHKDPDWSLVYPQLAEGYDPSTGDPSFGATNNSGTGLTRKLDDMLKDANVTPDAIKSLGEGLNRLSTTTTQLSTLGDATNATDEYTQRVRAAAQSLDNINVAYKQTAEAMSAMSNATADAKEYHLQVQNVTKNLGALNAVYEMELQDANTHLKSMNKFYGTLSQAMENLVSAGKDTEQFKDEVAKLTVNLNSLNRVYGNMLNAMRATS